The following are encoded in a window of Paraburkholderia caffeinilytica genomic DNA:
- a CDS encoding glutathione S-transferase family protein: protein MITLYDYELSGNCYKVRLLLSMLGLEYKLEPVEFYPSKAHKTDAFLRINPLGQLPALTDDKVTLRDAQAILVYLAAQYDRSGQWYPAANAKLAGEVQMWLSFADSLTGSISAARLHDLFFFDFDDEACRKRAHELLRIIDEHLWLREKTGGEFLCDAAHPTVADIACFPYIILSDEGGVSLADYPSVRRWTDRIKRLPGFIVMAGVFPAAQLPAQRFQARQQADF, encoded by the coding sequence ATGATTACACTCTACGATTACGAACTTTCTGGTAACTGCTACAAAGTCCGACTGCTCCTTAGCATGCTTGGTCTCGAATACAAGTTAGAACCGGTCGAGTTTTACCCGAGCAAGGCACACAAGACTGACGCGTTCCTTCGAATCAACCCGCTTGGACAGTTGCCAGCACTCACCGACGACAAGGTGACGCTTCGGGACGCACAGGCAATCCTCGTTTATCTGGCCGCCCAGTACGACAGGAGTGGACAGTGGTACCCGGCGGCGAATGCCAAGCTCGCGGGCGAAGTGCAGATGTGGCTTTCGTTTGCTGACAGTCTGACCGGATCGATTTCGGCCGCACGCTTGCACGACCTCTTCTTCTTCGACTTCGATGACGAGGCTTGCAGAAAGCGCGCACACGAGTTGCTGCGTATCATCGACGAGCATTTGTGGCTGCGCGAAAAGACCGGCGGAGAATTTCTCTGTGACGCTGCTCATCCAACCGTGGCCGACATCGCTTGCTTTCCTTACATCATTTTGTCGGATGAAGGCGGAGTTTCGCTTGCCGACTATCCGTCCGTTCGCCGCTGGACCGACCGCATCAAGCGTTTGCCCGGCTTCATTGTGATGGCCGGCGTCTTTCCTGCTGCCCAGCTACCGGCGCAACGCTTCCAAGCGCGTCAGCAGGCAGATTTCTAG
- a CDS encoding aromatic ring-hydroxylating oxygenase subunit alpha, with product MSAIEQYGALWLSFSSNPRSLFKVPEFSEPDRRIVSAGSTRVHTSGLRAVENFLDMAHFPFVHTDILGAEPHTDVAPYTVKYDEQVDEIIATECKFPQPRGSATATDALDMDYIYRVTRPYIAILYKTCPPDPSRWDVLCLFVQPVDEEWCIAHTLMCYVDDVNSDEQLRHFQQTIFGQDLMILVNQVPRRLPLTAKTENPVRADVLATAYRKWMRDGGLTYGAICD from the coding sequence ATGTCTGCAATCGAGCAATACGGGGCGCTATGGCTGTCCTTTTCATCGAACCCCAGAAGTCTCTTCAAGGTGCCAGAATTCTCGGAGCCCGATCGGCGCATCGTGAGCGCCGGGTCGACTCGCGTGCACACGTCGGGTCTGCGAGCAGTCGAGAACTTCCTCGACATGGCGCACTTTCCGTTCGTGCATACAGACATTCTCGGCGCCGAGCCGCACACCGACGTGGCGCCGTATACCGTCAAGTACGACGAGCAAGTCGATGAAATCATCGCTACTGAATGCAAGTTCCCACAACCACGTGGTTCTGCTACGGCGACTGATGCGCTCGATATGGATTACATCTATCGCGTCACCCGGCCATACATCGCGATTCTGTACAAAACGTGTCCGCCGGACCCGTCGAGGTGGGATGTCCTCTGTCTGTTCGTGCAGCCTGTCGACGAGGAATGGTGCATCGCTCATACGTTGATGTGCTACGTGGACGACGTGAACTCGGATGAACAGCTCCGGCATTTCCAGCAGACCATTTTCGGCCAGGACTTGATGATTCTCGTCAATCAGGTTCCGAGGCGCCTCCCCCTTACGGCGAAGACCGAGAACCCGGTCCGTGCGGACGTTCTCGCAACGGCATATCGCAAATGGATGCGCGACGGTGGTCTTACGTACGGCGCAATCTGTGACTGA
- a CDS encoding aromatic ring-hydroxylating oxygenase subunit alpha, with protein MSAREQFKPLLEDKSYLRHFWHPVCTLAEFERANPSGHGPMGVTLLGEKLVLARLNGKIVAAPDRCAHRSAQLSIGTIAKCGGQDTLQCPYHGWQYGSDGACKSIPACPDKPVPPRAKLAIYDCEVKYEIVWVRLDNSYDCTEIPFLDDWDNPDMQVIVADSYIWNTVAERRWENFTDFSHFAFVHPGTLYDPFFASHPLVLVNRVDGELQFELSPPREMEGIPEEAPMGDFIYRCTMPYSINLEIKLWRDGSRFILWTTACPIDDKTCRNFMVIIRERDGQPDHMHLAFQKRVLAEDQPIIESQWPAEVSAGEISVATDKVSIQYRKWHRELSLAAPNGKQTFREALRTNVIDDTAG; from the coding sequence ATGAGTGCGCGTGAGCAGTTCAAGCCTTTATTGGAGGATAAATCCTATCTTCGGCATTTTTGGCACCCGGTCTGTACCCTTGCCGAATTTGAGCGGGCGAATCCATCGGGCCATGGCCCGATGGGCGTCACGCTGCTCGGTGAGAAACTTGTGCTGGCTCGACTCAACGGAAAAATTGTTGCTGCACCGGACCGCTGCGCTCATCGCTCTGCGCAGTTGTCGATTGGGACCATTGCGAAGTGTGGGGGCCAAGACACACTTCAGTGTCCCTATCACGGCTGGCAATACGGTAGCGATGGTGCGTGCAAGTCAATTCCGGCCTGTCCTGACAAGCCCGTGCCACCGCGCGCAAAACTCGCGATTTACGACTGCGAAGTCAAATACGAAATCGTCTGGGTGCGGCTGGACAACTCCTACGACTGCACGGAAATCCCCTTCCTTGATGACTGGGACAACCCGGACATGCAAGTGATCGTCGCCGACTCATACATCTGGAACACGGTTGCGGAGCGCCGCTGGGAAAATTTCACTGACTTTTCTCACTTCGCGTTCGTGCATCCGGGCACCCTCTACGACCCGTTTTTCGCAAGCCATCCGCTCGTTCTGGTCAACCGTGTCGACGGGGAACTCCAGTTTGAGTTGTCGCCTCCCCGAGAGATGGAAGGCATTCCGGAGGAAGCGCCGATGGGCGACTTCATCTATCGCTGCACGATGCCATATTCCATCAATCTGGAAATCAAGCTCTGGCGTGACGGCTCGCGCTTCATCCTTTGGACGACAGCGTGCCCTATCGACGACAAAACGTGCAGGAACTTCATGGTCATAATTCGCGAGCGCGACGGCCAACCCGACCACATGCACCTGGCGTTCCAGAAACGGGTATTGGCTGAAGATCAGCCGATTATCGAGTCGCAGTGGCCGGCTGAGGTGTCCGCAGGCGAAATTTCAGTCGCTACAGACAAGGTCTCAATCCAGTATCGCAAGTGGCACCGCGAGCTCTCGTTGGCTGCTCCAAACGGAAAGCAGACGTTTCGAGAGGCCTTGCGGACAAACGTCATTGACGATACCGCCGGATAA
- a CDS encoding GntR family transcriptional regulator: MLTQKIVGAIADAIYHRRLPPGAKLNERDIADLYGVSRTVVRQALIRLSQDGLVEISPKRSSAVWRPTFDDAFELYQMLLVLESGVIDQLIKSVTPDQLKALRAHTVKERVAFEKGRHDLGDKLGREFHVLLLSFLNNETLNQIHQHLRRREALINAMFRVGFDYCQLRDEHGQLVECLEKKDAAAAKALLASHYNLVIRGYRFDAMVTPDVDLKLALAL, translated from the coding sequence ATGCTGACCCAAAAAATAGTAGGAGCAATTGCTGACGCGATTTATCACCGTAGATTGCCGCCAGGAGCCAAACTCAACGAACGTGATATTGCAGACCTTTACGGAGTGAGCCGAACTGTAGTCCGGCAGGCACTCATTCGACTTTCGCAAGATGGGTTGGTCGAAATCTCACCAAAGCGGTCCTCGGCTGTATGGCGCCCGACATTTGATGACGCGTTCGAGCTATATCAGATGCTCCTCGTTCTCGAGAGTGGAGTCATCGACCAGCTCATCAAGTCGGTTACGCCGGACCAGCTGAAGGCGCTTCGAGCCCACACGGTGAAGGAGCGCGTGGCATTTGAAAAGGGCAGGCACGACCTTGGCGACAAATTGGGGCGTGAATTTCACGTGTTACTCCTCTCGTTCCTCAACAACGAAACGTTGAATCAAATCCATCAGCATCTAAGGCGTCGCGAGGCACTTATCAACGCCATGTTTCGCGTTGGGTTCGACTACTGTCAATTGCGTGATGAGCATGGGCAGTTGGTCGAATGTCTCGAGAAGAAAGACGCTGCCGCGGCGAAGGCACTCCTCGCGTCGCACTACAACCTGGTCATTCGCGGGTATCGCTTTGACGCGATGGTGACGCCCGATGTGGACCTCAAACTGGCCCTAGCACTATAA
- a CDS encoding LysR family transcriptional regulator — protein MALDIKLIEAFAVIVRTCSLTKAEALTGISKSTLSRHLQRLEEDLGVELIERSSRRVVPTEAGKAFYIRCESLLLEMGGRLELARAEVQELSSGGKGRLCILAENHFTTTFVCHVTRQFLARYSNIVCELYAAGRPDSPRVEDADCYICSEAPDLPNVIAKLIGRLSYGLYASPIYARRQGLPSDPRELVKHERIALREPDSASQTTLHSQQTSHPYISRSIIETNDYWVMKTFCVDGLGIALLPDFFVQPEIRHGSLIPVLPAWKPEMRRIFCAYHRQRYGSKKLKSFIDLVAQSVGDIPTFNNYVATSATIIPEVTPD, from the coding sequence ATGGCACTCGACATCAAGCTGATTGAAGCATTTGCCGTCATCGTGCGGACATGCAGTCTGACGAAGGCGGAGGCGCTTACAGGCATCTCGAAATCCACCCTTAGCCGACATCTGCAACGACTCGAGGAGGATTTGGGCGTAGAGCTCATTGAGCGCTCTTCGAGGCGGGTTGTACCGACGGAGGCCGGAAAAGCCTTCTATATCCGCTGCGAGTCCTTGCTTCTGGAGATGGGCGGCCGGCTGGAACTCGCCAGGGCCGAGGTCCAGGAGTTGAGTAGCGGCGGCAAGGGACGACTCTGCATCCTTGCGGAAAACCACTTCACTACTACGTTCGTGTGCCACGTGACGCGACAGTTCCTGGCGAGATATAGCAATATCGTGTGCGAACTGTACGCAGCCGGTCGACCCGATTCTCCTCGCGTGGAAGATGCGGACTGTTATATCTGTTCCGAGGCACCCGACCTGCCGAATGTGATTGCCAAGCTCATTGGCAGACTCAGCTATGGACTGTATGCGAGTCCCATCTACGCGCGTCGGCAGGGGCTGCCATCGGACCCAAGGGAGCTGGTGAAACACGAACGGATTGCTCTACGCGAGCCTGATTCCGCGAGTCAGACGACGCTCCATTCGCAGCAGACGTCCCATCCTTATATCAGCCGTTCAATCATTGAGACGAATGACTACTGGGTAATGAAGACTTTCTGCGTAGACGGGCTGGGCATTGCGCTTTTGCCCGACTTCTTCGTCCAGCCGGAAATCCGGCATGGAAGCCTGATACCAGTTTTGCCGGCGTGGAAGCCCGAGATGCGGCGAATCTTTTGCGCGTACCATCGGCAACGCTATGGGAGCAAGAAGCTGAAGAGCTTCATCGACCTGGTCGCCCAGAGCGTCGGCGACATACCGACCTTCAATAATTACGTTGCAACGTCCGCGACAATCATTCCTGAAGTAACGCCTGACTGA
- a CDS encoding nucleobase:cation symporter-2 family protein codes for MLDSECDEKLPFGELILLAIQHVLIMYAGAIATPLIIGAVLKLPKDQVAFLINADLLAGGLATLVQTIGFKGVGIRLPIMMGVTFTALGTMIAIGSNPDLGLLGIYGATITAGIFGILVAPLIGKLLRFFPPIVTGSEILMVGLSLMGVAAAWSGGGFGNPDFGNPVYLCIAGAVLVFVLLLVKFARGFVGNLSILLGLVFGFLLAIPLGQVSLSGLQEAGWIGWVMPLHFGLPKFDLWATASMCVVMLVTFVESAGMFLAIGEITGKPITEKELTRGFRADGLGNIIGGLFNTFPYTSFAQNVGLVAVTGVKSRWVCAVGGVILILLGLVPKLSVIVASIPPCVLGGAGIVMFGMVASNGIKTLTKVDFGKTHNLYIVAISVGVGMIPVVSDKLFAKLPSALGPILNSSILLTAVVAIVLNVILNGLDTNEEAARLTLETARDLEV; via the coding sequence ATGTTAGATAGTGAATGCGATGAGAAGCTGCCGTTCGGCGAGCTGATTCTTTTGGCCATCCAACACGTGCTTATTATGTATGCCGGTGCAATTGCGACGCCCTTGATTATCGGTGCGGTCCTCAAATTGCCCAAAGACCAGGTTGCGTTCCTTATAAACGCAGATTTGCTGGCGGGCGGACTTGCGACGCTGGTCCAGACGATTGGCTTCAAAGGCGTAGGTATTCGTCTGCCGATTATGATGGGTGTCACCTTCACCGCGCTCGGGACGATGATTGCCATCGGCTCGAATCCCGACTTGGGATTACTTGGAATTTACGGCGCAACGATCACCGCGGGCATTTTCGGCATTCTGGTGGCCCCGCTGATTGGTAAGTTGCTGCGATTTTTCCCTCCCATCGTCACCGGCAGCGAGATTCTCATGGTTGGTCTTTCGCTGATGGGCGTGGCAGCGGCTTGGTCTGGCGGCGGTTTTGGCAATCCGGACTTCGGCAATCCAGTCTATCTGTGTATTGCCGGCGCTGTGCTTGTCTTTGTTTTGTTGCTGGTGAAGTTCGCCCGAGGATTTGTGGGGAACTTGTCGATTCTGTTGGGTCTCGTTTTCGGCTTCCTGCTTGCCATCCCACTTGGGCAGGTCTCGCTCTCGGGTTTGCAGGAGGCTGGATGGATTGGCTGGGTGATGCCCCTGCACTTTGGCCTTCCGAAATTTGACCTTTGGGCAACTGCGTCAATGTGTGTGGTCATGCTAGTGACCTTTGTTGAGTCGGCGGGGATGTTCCTCGCGATTGGCGAAATCACCGGCAAACCAATCACCGAGAAAGAGTTGACGCGCGGTTTCAGAGCGGATGGCCTTGGTAACATCATTGGTGGGCTCTTCAATACGTTTCCCTACACGTCGTTCGCACAGAACGTCGGCCTTGTCGCGGTAACGGGTGTAAAGAGCCGATGGGTGTGTGCAGTAGGTGGGGTCATTCTTATCCTGCTGGGCTTGGTTCCGAAACTTTCGGTAATCGTCGCATCAATTCCTCCATGCGTCCTGGGAGGAGCCGGCATTGTGATGTTCGGGATGGTTGCTTCAAACGGAATCAAGACGCTCACTAAAGTCGACTTCGGCAAAACGCACAACCTTTACATCGTGGCGATAAGCGTGGGTGTAGGGATGATTCCAGTCGTGTCGGACAAACTGTTCGCGAAGCTGCCGAGCGCTCTAGGCCCGATTCTCAACAGCAGCATCCTCCTGACTGCGGTTGTGGCCATCGTGCTGAACGTCATATTGAACGGCCTAGACACGAACGAGGAAGCTGCCCGTCTTACACTGGAGACTGCGAGAGACCTCGAGGTCTGA
- a CDS encoding PDR/VanB family oxidoreductase, translating into MIKTQTSGAALTFLRSLPFNLPAADVAKGLLEAGFRFAECFDQDPGGAGLRQFGDDSVGLTLGENGRYGLHFYVQPHSADKTVVHVNALLHEPVTHSFLERFSHVLGEFRRVLERVRVEVPVTTALAARKSTQIPVPIPVVVASPQTLSAEYRCKVTSRVQETGDIVSFALTPIGRSLPQLTPGMHVSVTTPAGIVRQYSIINAPHEREAFLIGVKRELQSLGGSKSMHEDVQEGTELKIAVPRNGFPLRRNGRRPVLIAGGIGITPILAMAQALNATGDKYALHYFVRGPEHTPFQARLRSLGSNVFIHAGLDVAGTRQRLEEIVEELNPAQIEIYTCGPGPMIDTVKDVSCKRGIPEESVRFEYFKNTDIPKGGEAFEVTLAKSGKTFVVPPDKSLLKACWDEGVPIEASCEQGVCGTCMTAVLSGELDHHDTYLSKRERESGKWIMPCVSRCKSKKLVLDV; encoded by the coding sequence TTGATCAAGACGCAAACGAGCGGCGCAGCACTCACATTCTTGAGGAGCCTGCCGTTCAATTTGCCCGCCGCCGACGTGGCCAAAGGGCTACTCGAAGCAGGCTTCCGTTTCGCTGAGTGCTTCGACCAAGACCCGGGGGGCGCAGGCCTGCGTCAGTTTGGCGACGACTCAGTCGGCCTGACCCTGGGGGAGAACGGGCGCTATGGTTTGCATTTCTATGTTCAGCCACACTCTGCCGACAAGACTGTCGTCCATGTGAACGCGTTGCTGCACGAGCCAGTGACCCATTCATTCCTCGAGCGTTTCTCGCACGTTCTCGGTGAATTCAGGCGAGTGCTCGAGCGAGTCCGAGTCGAGGTGCCGGTTACCACGGCGCTCGCAGCACGCAAATCAACGCAGATCCCTGTTCCAATTCCGGTCGTTGTGGCCTCGCCTCAGACGCTGTCCGCCGAGTATCGTTGCAAAGTCACGTCTCGCGTACAGGAAACAGGGGACATCGTATCGTTCGCACTCACGCCGATCGGGCGGTCATTGCCGCAACTCACACCTGGGATGCACGTGAGCGTCACAACGCCTGCGGGCATTGTGCGTCAGTATTCGATTATCAACGCGCCGCATGAGCGCGAAGCCTTCCTGATTGGCGTCAAGCGGGAGTTGCAGTCTCTTGGCGGCTCAAAGTCCATGCATGAAGACGTACAGGAGGGCACGGAACTGAAAATTGCGGTCCCCCGAAATGGATTTCCATTGCGACGCAACGGCCGTCGCCCCGTTCTGATTGCTGGCGGCATAGGCATCACGCCAATTCTTGCAATGGCGCAAGCACTGAATGCGACTGGCGACAAGTATGCATTGCATTACTTCGTTCGCGGACCGGAGCACACACCGTTCCAGGCGCGCCTACGCTCGCTCGGAAGCAACGTATTCATTCATGCGGGACTCGACGTCGCGGGAACTCGACAGCGGCTCGAGGAAATTGTCGAAGAACTGAACCCAGCCCAGATCGAAATTTATACGTGCGGTCCGGGTCCGATGATTGACACAGTGAAGGATGTCTCGTGCAAGAGAGGCATTCCCGAAGAGTCCGTGCGCTTTGAATATTTCAAGAACACGGATATCCCGAAGGGCGGCGAAGCATTCGAAGTTACGTTGGCAAAGTCGGGAAAGACCTTCGTTGTGCCGCCTGATAAGTCACTTCTGAAGGCATGCTGGGATGAAGGTGTACCGATTGAAGCGTCGTGCGAACAAGGTGTCTGCGGCACCTGCATGACCGCGGTGCTTAGCGGCGAGCTCGACCACCACGACACCTACCTTTCCAAACGAGAGCGCGAAAGCGGCAAATGGATCATGCCGTGTGTCTCCCGATGCAAGAGCAAAAAGCTCGTGCTGGACGTCTAA
- a CDS encoding aromatic ring-hydroxylating oxygenase subunit alpha codes for MEHLPLIKDNQYLRHFWHPVCTVAELERAKPSSFGPLAVTLLREQLVVARLDGKYVAMRDRCAHRSAKLSCGQVVGSELQCPYHGWKYDAAGACTKIPACPDSPIPNKARVERFDCEEKYGLLWVRLDSSFNCTEIPYFSAADDPKMRIVVQEPYWWNASAERRWENFTDFSHFAFIHPGTLFDPNNAEPPIVPMDRVNGQFRFVYETPPGMDVPDQAPIGTFTYHCSMPFAINLAVEKYSTNSLHVLFNVSCPIDETRTKNFLIFAREQGSDSDHLHIAFNDVVFAEDKPVIESQWPAQMMADEVPVITDKVSVQYRKWMRELSEAARDGAEAFKAALHEPVIESERQYSDLRTV; via the coding sequence ATGGAACACCTACCGCTGATTAAGGATAACCAGTACCTCCGGCACTTTTGGCATCCCGTATGCACGGTGGCCGAGCTTGAAAGGGCGAAGCCTTCGAGTTTTGGTCCGCTGGCAGTTACTCTGCTTAGAGAGCAACTGGTGGTCGCCAGGCTGGATGGCAAGTATGTCGCGATGCGGGACCGATGCGCGCACCGGTCGGCGAAGCTGTCGTGTGGTCAGGTGGTTGGCAGCGAACTCCAATGTCCATACCACGGCTGGAAATACGACGCGGCCGGCGCCTGCACGAAAATTCCTGCATGTCCCGACAGCCCGATTCCGAACAAGGCCCGCGTCGAACGCTTCGATTGCGAAGAAAAATATGGCTTGCTCTGGGTGCGTCTCGACTCGTCGTTCAACTGCACAGAGATTCCGTATTTCAGCGCTGCCGATGACCCCAAGATGCGCATTGTCGTGCAGGAGCCGTATTGGTGGAATGCCTCTGCGGAGCGTCGTTGGGAAAACTTCACGGACTTTTCGCATTTCGCCTTCATTCACCCGGGCACGCTCTTCGATCCGAACAACGCAGAGCCTCCCATCGTACCGATGGACCGCGTCAACGGACAATTCCGGTTCGTGTACGAGACGCCCCCCGGCATGGACGTTCCGGACCAGGCGCCGATTGGCACATTTACCTATCACTGCAGCATGCCGTTCGCTATCAACCTCGCGGTCGAGAAATATTCGACCAACTCTCTGCATGTGCTGTTTAACGTGTCGTGCCCGATCGACGAGACACGAACGAAGAATTTCCTCATCTTCGCGCGCGAGCAAGGAAGTGACTCGGACCATCTGCACATTGCATTTAACGACGTCGTGTTCGCAGAGGACAAGCCGGTCATCGAATCTCAGTGGCCGGCGCAGATGATGGCGGACGAGGTGCCAGTGATCACCGACAAGGTGTCTGTTCAATATCGGAAGTGGATGCGCGAGCTAAGCGAAGCCGCTCGGGACGGTGCCGAGGCATTCAAGGCAGCGCTGCATGAACCGGTTATCGAAAGTGAGCGACAGTACTCGGACCTGCGGACTGTTTAG
- a CDS encoding S-(hydroxymethyl)glutathione dehydrogenase/class III alcohol dehydrogenase: MKTKAAIAWKAGAPLTIEEVDLTGPRAGEVLIEVKATGICHTDYYTLSGADPEGIFPSILGHEGAGVVVDVGPGVGTLRKGDHVIPLYTPECRQCKFCLSRKTNLCQAIRATQGKGLMPDATSRFSLDGQPLFHYMGTSTFSNYIVVPEIAVAKVREDAPFDKICYIGCGVTTGIGAVVFSAKVEAGANVVVFGLGGIGLNVIQGAKMVGADKIIGVDINPGRVELAKKFGMTHFINPKEVESVVDSIVQLTDGGADYSFECVGNTTLMRQALECTHKGWGQSFIIGVAAAGQEISTRPFQLVTGREWKGSAFGGARGRTDVPKIVDWYMEGKINIDDLITHHLPLERINEGFDLMKKGESIRSVVLY; encoded by the coding sequence ATGAAGACGAAAGCAGCAATAGCATGGAAGGCAGGCGCTCCCCTGACCATCGAAGAAGTCGACCTCACAGGACCGCGTGCAGGCGAAGTGCTGATTGAAGTCAAAGCAACCGGTATTTGCCACACTGACTATTACACGCTTTCTGGTGCCGACCCCGAAGGCATCTTCCCTTCGATCCTTGGACACGAAGGCGCTGGCGTGGTCGTGGATGTCGGACCTGGTGTCGGCACTCTGAGGAAGGGCGACCACGTCATTCCGCTTTACACGCCGGAATGTCGGCAGTGCAAGTTCTGTCTGTCACGCAAGACGAACCTTTGCCAGGCTATCCGGGCGACCCAAGGCAAAGGGCTTATGCCTGATGCTACATCGCGCTTCTCGTTGGACGGTCAACCATTGTTTCACTATATGGGCACGTCCACGTTCTCCAACTACATTGTTGTGCCGGAAATCGCAGTAGCCAAGGTACGCGAAGATGCGCCATTCGACAAAATCTGCTACATCGGTTGCGGCGTCACAACCGGTATTGGTGCCGTCGTGTTCTCTGCGAAGGTCGAAGCGGGCGCGAACGTTGTTGTATTCGGACTGGGCGGTATCGGTTTGAACGTCATCCAGGGCGCGAAGATGGTCGGAGCCGACAAGATTATCGGGGTCGACATCAATCCTGGTCGCGTTGAGCTTGCGAAGAAATTCGGGATGACGCATTTCATCAACCCAAAGGAAGTCGAGAGCGTCGTGGACAGCATCGTGCAACTCACCGATGGTGGCGCCGATTACTCGTTCGAATGCGTCGGCAACACCACGCTGATGCGTCAGGCGCTTGAATGCACCCATAAGGGTTGGGGACAGTCGTTCATCATCGGTGTGGCCGCGGCAGGTCAGGAAATCAGCACTCGTCCGTTTCAACTGGTCACTGGTCGTGAGTGGAAGGGCTCGGCATTTGGCGGCGCTCGCGGTCGGACGGACGTACCGAAAATCGTCGACTGGTACATGGAAGGCAAGATCAATATCGACGATCTGATCACACATCACCTGCCGCTGGAGCGCATCAACGAAGGCTTTGATCTGATGAAAAAGGGCGAGTCGATCCGCTCTGTAGTCCTGTATTAA
- a CDS encoding isopenicillin N synthase family dioxygenase, which produces MLTYTPPTAAKFIPVIDLEESFSADLEARKKVAWEVHKACRDTGFFYVSNHRMSESMTEGQLALARAFFALPLEEKLKININNNPTMRGYEPMSSQALDDGSMPDLKEGFLAGINGLQAYVTKGEYNSQNQWPDAVPSMAPTTDAYLLGMLALGRHLMSVLALSLELPEDYFSEGLDMPMITTRLLHYPPQPRVGQGNQLGAGAHTDWGMLTMLLQDEVGGLEVRNADGEWVRAPHIPGTFIINLGDMVPVLTNGLYHSTMHRVLNSTPDRHRYSVPTFFDPNYFFRIKPLASCGAPQGGPAREYTVGEHIAEMYAKTYGGKVA; this is translated from the coding sequence ATGCTTACTTATACGCCCCCCACCGCTGCAAAATTCATCCCTGTCATCGACCTTGAAGAAAGCTTTTCCGCCGACCTCGAGGCGAGAAAGAAAGTTGCGTGGGAGGTTCATAAGGCCTGCCGCGATACCGGCTTCTTTTATGTCTCGAACCACCGCATGTCGGAATCGATGACCGAAGGTCAACTTGCCCTTGCACGCGCGTTCTTTGCACTTCCCCTGGAAGAGAAGCTCAAAATCAATATCAATAACAACCCGACGATGCGCGGCTATGAGCCAATGTCCAGTCAGGCGCTGGACGATGGCTCGATGCCAGACCTGAAGGAAGGCTTCCTGGCGGGCATTAACGGCCTGCAGGCATACGTGACCAAGGGGGAGTACAACAGTCAGAATCAATGGCCGGACGCCGTTCCCAGTATGGCTCCGACGACAGATGCATATCTACTTGGGATGCTCGCTCTGGGTCGACACCTGATGAGCGTGCTTGCGCTGTCGCTCGAACTGCCCGAGGACTATTTTTCCGAGGGGCTCGACATGCCGATGATTACGACGCGGCTCCTCCACTATCCACCTCAGCCCAGGGTCGGCCAAGGGAATCAGCTCGGCGCGGGCGCGCACACCGATTGGGGAATGCTGACGATGCTATTGCAGGATGAGGTCGGTGGGTTGGAGGTGAGAAACGCGGATGGCGAGTGGGTGCGCGCGCCGCATATCCCTGGTACTTTCATTATCAATCTCGGCGACATGGTTCCTGTGCTGACGAATGGCCTTTATCACTCCACCATGCACCGAGTGCTAAATTCCACGCCAGACAGACATCGTTATTCGGTTCCGACGTTCTTTGACCCGAACTATTTCTTCCGTATCAAGCCGCTGGCGTCTTGCGGCGCCCCACAGGGCGGTCCTGCGCGCGAATATACGGTTGGCGAGCATATCGCCGAGATGTACGCGAAAACGTATGGAGGCAAGGTCGCCTGA